A single window of Archangium gephyra DNA harbors:
- a CDS encoding SCO family protein — translation MKTRPHGVALALLLAGSVAMAGEQGAAVAPARSEPARKLVIPDEQLVDQDGRPVRLYSDLMKGRVVAVNFVFTTCSTICSPMTAVFSRLQKELGERLGKDVYLISISLDPAADTPERLARYAGKFDRREGWTFVTGPAERVQRALTALGGAVATKESHTPVVLLGNEATGEWTRAYGLSAPTQLAGQLEALLSRNPKAPRKNPPSTARNTP, via the coding sequence ATGAAGACGCGTCCGCACGGTGTGGCGCTGGCGCTGCTGCTGGCCGGCTCGGTGGCGATGGCTGGAGAGCAGGGGGCGGCCGTGGCGCCGGCCCGGAGTGAGCCCGCGCGCAAGCTGGTGATTCCCGATGAGCAGCTCGTGGATCAGGACGGCAGGCCGGTGCGCCTGTACTCGGACCTGATGAAGGGGCGGGTGGTGGCGGTGAACTTCGTCTTCACCACGTGCAGCACCATCTGCTCGCCCATGACGGCCGTCTTCAGCCGGCTGCAGAAGGAGTTGGGCGAGCGGCTCGGCAAGGACGTGTACCTCATCTCCATCTCGTTGGATCCGGCGGCGGACACCCCCGAGCGTCTCGCGCGCTACGCCGGGAAGTTCGACCGCCGCGAGGGCTGGACGTTCGTCACCGGCCCGGCGGAGCGCGTCCAGCGCGCGCTCACGGCGCTGGGCGGCGCGGTGGCGACGAAGGAGTCCCACACCCCCGTGGTGCTGCTGGGCAACGAGGCCACCGGCGAGTGGACGCGCGCCTACGGCCTCTCCGCCCCCACGCAGCTCGCCGGGCAGCTCGAAGCCCTCCTCTCCAGGAACCCGAAG